From Streptomyces griseorubiginosus, one genomic window encodes:
- a CDS encoding histidine-type phosphatase translates to MRRVIPVLATAGLAVLLTAAALPAQAVPEHRGDSTGYGTKAPYQPRQNPRTYQQAPAGFVPVFTENVSRHGSRAATDSEDGDLVLALVEKARAANGLTAKGRAFGPKVRALQAAMSGVGYGDLSGRGKQELADTATRLARRLPGLFATIAKKGERIDVVSSGQGRAVDSANIYAGTLAEKDPALKPLIGPTRTDVDRLYFHKAAGGKAYRDYLADDQRLADTLKSITDQPRTHSAACSVLRKLFRTSFVDTLSADDQVAAAQAVYNLYAIAPAMREESPGGRGWGLERFLSKRDADWFGYLSDAEDFYEKGPGFQDSDITYRMADVLLDDFFRQVEAKRAGTSDLGAELRFTHAEEIIPLAALMGLPGSTQGVTTAAPYTYATNPWRGASVAPLGANIQWDVYRKGTTYLVRMLYNEKETPFKQSCRPVSKDSKFYDLNELERCFGRRL, encoded by the coding sequence ATGAGACGTGTCATCCCAGTCCTGGCCACCGCCGGCCTCGCCGTGCTCCTCACCGCCGCCGCCCTCCCCGCCCAGGCCGTGCCGGAGCACCGCGGCGACAGCACCGGCTACGGGACGAAGGCTCCCTACCAGCCCCGGCAGAACCCCCGCACCTACCAGCAGGCCCCCGCCGGATTCGTCCCCGTCTTCACGGAGAACGTCTCCCGGCACGGCTCCCGCGCCGCGACCGACAGCGAGGACGGCGACCTGGTCCTCGCCCTCGTCGAGAAGGCGCGGGCCGCGAACGGACTCACCGCGAAAGGCCGCGCGTTCGGCCCGAAGGTGCGGGCGCTCCAGGCGGCGATGAGCGGGGTCGGCTACGGCGACCTCAGCGGCCGCGGCAAGCAGGAGCTGGCGGACACCGCGACCCGCCTCGCCCGCCGACTGCCGGGCCTCTTCGCCACGATCGCGAAGAAGGGCGAGAGGATCGACGTGGTCAGCTCGGGCCAGGGCCGCGCCGTGGACAGCGCGAACATCTACGCCGGCACCCTCGCCGAGAAGGACCCGGCGCTCAAGCCGCTCATCGGCCCGACCCGCACGGACGTCGACCGGCTCTACTTCCACAAGGCGGCCGGCGGCAAGGCGTACCGCGACTACCTCGCCGACGACCAGCGCCTCGCGGACACCCTGAAGAGCATCACCGACCAGCCGAGGACCCACAGCGCAGCCTGCAGCGTACTGAGGAAGCTCTTCCGTACGTCCTTCGTCGACACGCTCTCCGCCGACGACCAGGTGGCCGCGGCCCAGGCGGTCTACAACCTGTACGCGATCGCCCCCGCGATGCGCGAGGAGAGCCCGGGCGGCAGGGGCTGGGGCCTGGAGAGGTTCCTCTCGAAGCGGGACGCGGACTGGTTCGGCTACCTCAGCGACGCCGAGGACTTCTACGAGAAGGGCCCCGGCTTCCAGGACAGCGACATCACCTACAGGATGGCGGACGTCCTGCTCGACGACTTCTTCCGGCAGGTCGAGGCCAAGCGCGCCGGCACCAGCGACCTGGGCGCCGAACTCCGCTTCACCCACGCCGAGGAGATCATCCCGCTGGCCGCCCTGATGGGCCTGCCGGGCAGCACCCAGGGCGTCACGACCGCCGCGCCGTACACGTACGCCACCAACCCGTGGCGGGGCGCCTCGGTGGCCCCCCTCGGCGCGAACATCCAGTGGGACGTGTACCGCAAGGGCACCACCTACCTGGTCCGCATGCTCTACAACGAGAAGGAGACCCCCTTCAAGCAGAGCTGCCGCCCGGTCTCCAAGGACAGCAAGTTCTACGACCTGAACGAACTGGAACGCTGCTTCGGCAGGCGCCTTTAG
- a CDS encoding HAMP domain-containing sensor histidine kinase, with amino-acid sequence MGRLARLWARPRPRLLSLRTTFVVSFAAVTAAVTVLVGVLSYSAAARLVRVDQESVFDQVVQDLRDEVSQHRMAPEDFSSSAPGHDLVRPARTDVQVLGPTGAVADPGRPGLPVTSRDRRIAGADLAGRMVLHKEVSVGSDVYRIATVSLGGSRGAVQVAQEFSDTEDLLRALQQRTFLLMAAVVIGAGLFGWWLARRITRRLVILTSAAEDVARTRRLEIEVPVTGYDEVGRLGRAFDRMLGRLAQSEEDQRRLVQDAGHELRTPLTSLRTNISLLRRIDELPPATREELVADLTQEARELTDLVNELVDLAAGQSDNEPPQRVDLADVAEEVAGAARRRTGREILVHASGSTVTDGRPGMLQRAVSNLVENAAKFDRDGSAPIEISVSGFTLAGPVRVEVLDRGPGIADADLVRVFDRFYRAADARSLPGSGLGLSIVREVALSHGGAPFAFPRDGGGTVIGFTVGGHASGG; translated from the coding sequence GTGGGGCGGCTGGCTCGGCTGTGGGCCCGGCCGCGGCCCCGGTTGCTGTCCCTGCGGACCACGTTCGTGGTGTCCTTCGCCGCGGTGACGGCCGCGGTGACCGTCCTCGTCGGCGTGCTGTCCTACAGCGCCGCCGCCCGTCTGGTGCGGGTGGACCAGGAGTCCGTGTTCGACCAGGTCGTGCAGGATCTGCGGGACGAGGTGAGCCAGCACCGGATGGCCCCGGAGGACTTCTCCTCCTCGGCGCCCGGGCACGACCTGGTGCGGCCCGCCCGGACGGACGTGCAGGTGCTCGGGCCCACCGGGGCGGTCGCCGACCCCGGGCGGCCGGGACTCCCGGTGACCTCCCGGGACCGGCGCATCGCGGGCGCGGACCTCGCCGGGCGGATGGTGCTGCACAAGGAGGTCTCGGTCGGCAGCGACGTGTACCGGATCGCCACCGTCTCCCTCGGCGGGAGCCGGGGGGCCGTGCAGGTCGCCCAGGAGTTCAGCGACACCGAGGATCTGCTGCGGGCGCTCCAGCAGCGGACGTTCCTGCTCATGGCCGCGGTGGTGATCGGGGCCGGGCTGTTCGGATGGTGGCTGGCCCGGCGGATCACCCGGCGGCTGGTGATCCTCACCTCCGCCGCGGAGGACGTGGCCCGCACCCGGCGGCTGGAGATCGAGGTGCCGGTCACCGGGTACGACGAGGTGGGACGCCTCGGGCGGGCCTTCGACCGGATGCTCGGGCGGCTCGCGCAGTCCGAGGAGGACCAGCGGCGGCTGGTGCAGGACGCGGGGCACGAGCTGCGGACACCGCTCACCTCGCTGCGCACGAACATCTCGCTGCTGCGCCGGATCGACGAGCTGCCGCCCGCCACCCGCGAGGAACTCGTCGCCGACCTCACCCAGGAGGCGCGGGAGCTGACCGACCTGGTCAACGAGCTGGTCGACCTCGCCGCGGGGCAGTCGGACAACGAACCGCCGCAGCGGGTGGATCTCGCGGACGTCGCCGAGGAGGTCGCCGGGGCGGCCCGGCGGCGGACCGGTCGGGAGATCCTGGTGCACGCGAGCGGTTCGACGGTGACGGACGGGCGGCCGGGGATGCTGCAACGGGCGGTGTCCAACCTGGTCGAGAACGCGGCCAAGTTCGACCGGGACGGAAGCGCCCCGATCGAGATCTCGGTGTCCGGGTTCACGCTCGCGGGGCCGGTGCGGGTGGAGGTGCTGGACCGGGGGCCGGGGATCGCGGACGCCGATCTCGTGCGGGTCTTCGACCGCTTCTACCGGGCCGCGGACGCCCGGTCGCTGCCGGGGTCGGGTCTTGGGCTGTCGATCGTGCGGGAAGTGGCCCTGTCGCACGGGGGAGCGCCGTTCGCGTTCCCCCGGGACGGGGGTGGGACCGTGATCGGGTTCACGGTCGGCGGGCATGCCTCCGGCGGTTGA
- a CDS encoding response regulator transcription factor: MPHNVLLAEDDRAIRHALERALILEGYQVTAVADGVEALAQAHRTPPDVLVLDVMMPGIDGLQVCRVLRAEGDRTPILMLTALVETQDRIAGLDAGADDYVVKPFDVEEVFARLRALLRRTSPDGMAPVGAAPKAVVPELPQGRIEAAGLRMDIQARRAWRGTRELELTRTEFELLELLVRNAGIVLDHSTIYDRIWGYDFGPGSKNLAVYVGYLRRKLDEPGAPQLIHTVRGVGYVLRED, from the coding sequence GTGCCCCACAATGTGCTGCTCGCCGAAGACGACCGCGCCATCCGTCATGCCCTGGAGCGCGCCCTGATCCTGGAGGGCTACCAGGTCACCGCGGTCGCCGACGGGGTGGAGGCGCTGGCGCAGGCCCACAGGACGCCGCCGGACGTGCTCGTCCTCGACGTGATGATGCCCGGGATCGACGGGCTCCAGGTCTGCCGGGTGCTGCGCGCCGAGGGCGACCGCACCCCCATCCTCATGCTGACGGCGCTCGTGGAGACCCAGGACCGGATCGCCGGTCTGGACGCGGGCGCCGACGACTACGTGGTGAAGCCCTTCGACGTCGAGGAGGTCTTCGCCCGGCTGCGCGCCCTGCTGCGGCGGACCAGCCCCGACGGGATGGCCCCGGTCGGCGCCGCGCCCAAGGCCGTGGTGCCCGAGCTGCCCCAGGGGCGGATCGAGGCGGCCGGACTGCGCATGGACATCCAGGCGCGGCGGGCCTGGCGCGGGACCCGCGAGCTGGAGCTGACCCGCACCGAGTTCGAGCTGCTGGAGCTGCTCGTGCGCAACGCCGGGATCGTGCTCGACCACTCGACGATCTACGACCGCATCTGGGGCTACGACTTCGGGCCGGGCTCCAAGAACCTCGCCGTCTACGTCGGCTACCTGCGGCGCAAGCTCGACGAACCCGGCGCGCCCCAGCTGATCCACACGGTGCGCGGCGTGGGTTACGTGCTCCGGGAGGACTGA
- a CDS encoding FMN reductase codes for MKLVVVSAGLSVPSSTRLLGDRLAAAVGRTAEVDVQVVELRELAVDIAHNFTNGFAGRALSAALDAVTGADGLIVVTPVFSASYSGLFKSFFDVLEPDALAGKPVLIAATGGTARHSLVLEHALRPLFAYLKAVVVPTGVYAASEDWGAEGLDGRIERAAGELAGLMSGLSAVRGATARPSTADGFEDVVPFEERLAALRPTG; via the coding sequence ATGAAGCTCGTCGTCGTGTCCGCGGGGCTGAGCGTCCCCTCGTCCACCCGCCTGCTGGGAGACCGGCTCGCGGCGGCCGTGGGACGGACCGCCGAGGTGGACGTCCAGGTCGTGGAGCTGCGGGAGCTCGCCGTCGACATCGCGCACAACTTCACCAACGGCTTCGCGGGCCGGGCGCTGAGCGCCGCCCTCGACGCGGTGACCGGGGCGGACGGGCTGATCGTCGTCACGCCGGTGTTCTCGGCGTCGTACAGCGGACTCTTCAAGTCCTTCTTCGACGTGCTGGAGCCGGACGCGCTGGCCGGGAAGCCGGTGCTGATCGCCGCGACCGGCGGCACCGCCCGGCACTCGCTGGTCCTGGAGCACGCCCTGCGGCCGCTCTTCGCCTACCTGAAGGCCGTCGTCGTGCCGACCGGCGTGTACGCCGCCTCCGAGGACTGGGGCGCGGAAGGGCTGGACGGGCGGATCGAGCGGGCGGCCGGGGAGCTGGCCGGGCTGATGAGCGGGCTGTCGGCGGTCCGCGGGGCCACCGCCCGGCCCTCCACGGCGGACGGCTTCGAGGACGTCGTGCCCTTCGAGGAGCGGCTCGCCGCGTTGCGTCCGACGGGGTGA
- a CDS encoding LLM class flavin-dependent oxidoreductase, with the protein MQFGIFSVGDVTPDPTTGRTPTERERIKAMVAIALKAEEVGLDVFATGEHHNPPFVPSSPTTMLGYIAAQTEKLILSTSTTLITTNDPVKIAEDFAMLQHLADGRVDLMMGRGNTGPVYPWFGQDIREGINLAIENYALLRRLWREDVVNWEGKFRTPLQGFTSTPRPLDGVAPFVWHGSIRSPEIAEQAAYYGDGFFHNNIFWPADHTKRMVELYRSRYAHYGHGTAEQAIVGLGGQVFMRKNSQDAVREFRPYFDVAPVYGHGPSLEDFTEQTPLTVGSPEQVIEKTLKFREYAGDYQRQLFLVDHAGLPLKTVLEQLDMLGEEVVPVLRKEFAVNRPADVPEAPTHASLLAATQNKEVVA; encoded by the coding sequence ATGCAGTTCGGGATCTTCAGCGTCGGTGATGTCACGCCGGACCCGACCACCGGCCGTACGCCGACCGAACGCGAGCGGATCAAGGCCATGGTCGCGATCGCGCTGAAGGCGGAGGAGGTCGGGCTCGACGTCTTCGCGACCGGGGAGCACCACAACCCGCCGTTCGTGCCGTCGTCGCCGACGACCATGCTCGGGTACATCGCGGCGCAGACGGAGAAGCTCATCCTCTCCACCTCCACCACCCTCATCACCACGAACGACCCGGTGAAGATCGCCGAGGACTTCGCGATGCTCCAGCACCTGGCCGACGGGCGCGTCGATCTGATGATGGGGCGCGGGAACACCGGGCCGGTCTACCCGTGGTTCGGGCAGGACATCCGGGAGGGCATCAACCTCGCCATCGAGAACTACGCCCTGCTGCGCCGGCTGTGGCGCGAGGACGTCGTGAACTGGGAGGGGAAGTTCCGCACCCCGCTCCAGGGGTTCACCTCCACGCCCCGGCCGCTCGACGGCGTCGCGCCCTTCGTGTGGCACGGCTCCATCCGCTCCCCCGAGATCGCCGAGCAGGCCGCCTACTACGGCGACGGGTTCTTCCACAACAACATCTTCTGGCCCGCCGACCACACCAAGCGGATGGTCGAGCTGTACCGCAGCCGGTACGCCCACTACGGGCACGGCACGGCGGAGCAGGCGATCGTCGGGCTCGGTGGGCAGGTGTTCATGCGGAAGAACTCCCAGGACGCGGTCCGCGAGTTCCGGCCCTACTTCGACGTCGCCCCGGTCTACGGCCACGGCCCCTCCCTGGAGGACTTCACCGAGCAGACCCCGCTGACCGTCGGCTCCCCGGAGCAGGTCATCGAGAAGACGCTGAAGTTCCGCGAGTACGCCGGCGACTACCAGCGCCAGCTGTTCCTCGTAGACCACGCCGGGCTGCCGCTGAAGACCGTCCTGGAGCAGCTCGACATGCTCGGCGAGGAGGTCGTACCGGTGCTGCGCAAGGAGTTCGCGGTGAACCGGCCGGCCGACGTCCCGGAGGCCCCCACCCACGCGTCCCTGCTGGCCGCCACGCAGAACAAGGAGGTCGTCGCATGA
- a CDS encoding NADP-dependent oxidoreductase, with product MRAAVVRAFGGPEAVEVVETAVPEPGARQIRIKVAGAALNPVDLGVRGGFFGGDKELGLGWDVAGTVDAVGADAPWSVGDQVVALYHGLTKDLGTHAEYVVVDADAVAEAPVTVDAIHAATLPLNALTAVQALDILELTEGQSLLVAGAAGAVGGFAVQLAARRGVSVTGLAREGDEEFVRSLGAAEFTTAPRAGGYDAVLDTAVLGEAALEWVRDGGAYVGVRPGAHPGSVRGVRTASVSVAADGAQLAELVGLVDEGVLTLRVAETYALDAVAEAHARLEKGGVRGRLVLVP from the coding sequence ATGCGTGCTGCTGTGGTGAGGGCGTTCGGCGGGCCCGAGGCCGTGGAGGTCGTGGAGACCGCGGTGCCCGAGCCGGGGGCCCGGCAGATACGGATCAAGGTCGCCGGTGCCGCGCTGAACCCGGTGGACCTGGGGGTCCGGGGCGGGTTCTTCGGCGGGGACAAGGAGCTCGGGCTCGGCTGGGACGTCGCGGGGACCGTGGACGCGGTGGGGGCGGACGCTCCCTGGAGCGTGGGGGACCAGGTGGTGGCGCTCTACCACGGGCTGACGAAGGACCTGGGGACGCACGCCGAGTACGTGGTCGTCGACGCGGACGCGGTGGCCGAGGCGCCGGTCACGGTCGACGCGATCCACGCGGCGACGCTGCCGCTGAACGCGCTGACCGCCGTACAGGCCCTGGACATCCTGGAGTTGACCGAGGGGCAGTCGCTGCTCGTCGCGGGTGCGGCGGGTGCGGTCGGTGGCTTCGCGGTGCAACTCGCCGCGCGGCGGGGGGTGTCGGTGACCGGGCTGGCCCGGGAGGGGGACGAGGAGTTCGTACGGTCCCTGGGGGCCGCGGAGTTCACGACCGCGCCGCGCGCCGGGGGCTATGACGCCGTACTGGACACGGCGGTGCTCGGGGAGGCTGCGCTGGAGTGGGTGCGGGACGGCGGTGCCTATGTGGGGGTGCGGCCGGGGGCGCATCCCGGGTCGGTGCGCGGGGTGCGGACGGCGTCCGTGTCGGTGGCGGCGGACGGGGCGCAGCTTGCCGAGCTGGTGGGGCTGGTGGACGAGGGGGTGCTGACGCTGCGGGTGGCCGAGACGTATGCGCTGGACGCGGTGGCCGAGGCGCACGCGCGGTTGGAGAAGGGTGGGGTGCGGGGGCGGCTTGTGCTGGTTCCCTGA
- a CDS encoding helix-turn-helix domain-containing protein translates to MPTTTAAQRREQARVEYDAFIRGCPTNQLLDRLSDKWVSLVVAALSNGPMRYSDLSRKIAGVSPKMLTQTLRALERDGILSRTVTPSVPVRVDYALTPLGSSLAALLTAVKTWAETHIEEVHEARERYDTSAE, encoded by the coding sequence ATGCCGACCACGACGGCGGCCCAGCGGCGCGAGCAGGCACGAGTGGAGTACGACGCGTTCATCCGGGGCTGCCCCACCAACCAGCTCCTGGACCGCCTCAGCGACAAGTGGGTCAGCCTCGTCGTCGCGGCCCTCTCCAACGGCCCCATGCGCTACAGCGACCTCAGCCGCAAGATCGCCGGCGTCAGCCCCAAGATGCTCACCCAGACCCTCCGCGCCCTGGAACGGGACGGCATCCTCAGCCGCACGGTCACCCCATCGGTCCCGGTCAGGGTCGACTACGCCCTCACCCCCCTCGGCAGCAGCCTCGCGGCCCTCCTGACAGCGGTGAAGACCTGGGCGGAAACCCACATCGAAGAGGTCCACGAGGCAAGGGAGCGCTACGACACCTCAGCGGAGTGA
- a CDS encoding YnfA family protein, with amino-acid sequence MLVARSAALFVVAALFEIGGAWLVWQGVREHRGWMWTAGGVLALGAYGFVATFQPDAHFGRILAAYGGIFVAGSILWGMAADGYRPDRWDIAGALICLAGMAVIMYAPRGD; translated from the coding sequence ATGCTCGTAGCCCGCTCCGCCGCCCTCTTCGTCGTCGCCGCCCTCTTCGAGATCGGCGGCGCCTGGCTGGTGTGGCAGGGCGTACGGGAGCACCGCGGCTGGATGTGGACCGCGGGCGGAGTCCTCGCTCTCGGCGCCTACGGCTTCGTCGCCACCTTCCAGCCCGACGCCCACTTCGGCCGCATCCTCGCCGCGTACGGCGGGATCTTCGTGGCCGGCTCGATCCTGTGGGGCATGGCCGCGGACGGCTACCGCCCCGACCGCTGGGACATCGCGGGCGCGCTGATCTGCCTCGCGGGCATGGCGGTGATCATGTACGCGCCGCGAGGAGACTAG
- a CDS encoding ester cyclase, with protein MGEAREVMDRLTDALTTHPDLKVIAELYAEDAVAVTPDEGEIHGREDIVEYWRQMTEAVPNARFESLHSYEAGDTAIDEGVFSGRNTGPIQLPTGETLPATQKEISIRGVDIATVRDGRITDYRLYFDEMEFLGQLGLLPDETP; from the coding sequence ATGGGAGAAGCGCGTGAGGTCATGGACCGGCTCACCGATGCGCTCACCACGCACCCGGACCTGAAGGTCATCGCCGAGCTGTACGCGGAGGACGCGGTCGCCGTCACCCCCGACGAGGGGGAGATCCACGGGCGCGAGGACATCGTCGAGTACTGGCGGCAGATGACGGAGGCGGTCCCGAACGCCAGGTTCGAGTCGCTGCACTCCTACGAGGCCGGGGACACGGCCATCGACGAGGGCGTGTTCAGCGGGCGCAACACCGGGCCGATCCAGTTGCCGACCGGGGAGACGCTGCCCGCGACGCAGAAGGAGATCAGCATCCGGGGAGTCGACATCGCGACGGTCAGGGACGGTCGGATCACCGACTACCGGCTCTACTTCGACGAGATGGAGTTCCTCGGGCAGCTCGGACTGCTGCCCGACGAGACGCCGTGA
- a CDS encoding SDR family NAD(P)-dependent oxidoreductase: protein MPSAASRIAVVTGASSGIGAATARQLAAAGYRVVLTARRKDRVEALAEEINAAGHQATAYPLDVTDRAAVDEFATAFKTIGVLVNNAGGALGADPVATGDPADWRTMYETNVIGTLNVTQALLPKLEASGDGTIVVVSSTAGHGTYEGGAGYVAAKHGEHVLAETLRLEIVGKPIRVIEIAPGMVKTDEFALTRFGGDETKASKVYEGVAEPLTADDVADTITWTVTRPSHVNVDLLVLRPRAQASNTKVHRDL, encoded by the coding sequence ATGCCCAGCGCAGCGTCCCGCATCGCCGTCGTCACCGGTGCGAGCAGCGGAATCGGCGCCGCCACGGCCCGGCAGCTCGCCGCGGCCGGCTACCGCGTCGTCCTCACCGCCCGCCGCAAGGACCGTGTCGAGGCGCTCGCGGAGGAGATCAACGCGGCCGGCCACCAGGCCACGGCCTACCCGCTGGACGTGACCGACCGGGCCGCGGTGGACGAGTTCGCGACGGCCTTCAAGACGATCGGCGTCCTGGTCAACAACGCCGGCGGAGCCCTCGGCGCCGACCCGGTCGCCACCGGCGACCCGGCCGACTGGCGCACGATGTACGAGACGAACGTCATCGGCACCCTGAACGTCACCCAGGCCCTGCTCCCCAAGCTGGAGGCGAGCGGCGACGGCACGATCGTGGTCGTCTCCTCGACGGCCGGCCACGGCACGTACGAGGGCGGCGCGGGTTACGTGGCCGCGAAGCACGGCGAACACGTGCTGGCGGAGACCCTCCGCCTGGAGATCGTGGGCAAGCCGATCCGCGTGATCGAGATCGCCCCCGGCATGGTCAAGACCGACGAGTTCGCCCTGACCCGCTTCGGCGGCGACGAGACAAAGGCATCCAAGGTCTACGAGGGCGTAGCGGAACCCCTCACGGCCGACGACGTGGCCGACACCATCACCTGGACGGTAACCCGCCCCAGCCACGTCAACGTAGACCTCCTGGTCCTCCGCCCCCGCGCGCAGGCCTCGAACACGAAGGTCCACCGCGACCTGTGA
- a CDS encoding LAGLIDADG family homing endonuclease, with product MADCEPKPHRFMDLTVPEYAYMFGFLQADGHLYQGVGQKGRLSVELNSRDIDLLYRFKYLTPYNSSVTERTRTTNFAKHHTTAVWTLCSLEARTKLNNLGLPYGRKSRQIAPPSVGFSGRDYLRGLIDADGSIGRVDQGIPFISLTTSSTAIAAHLRAYAKEITGVERMPNRNARDGVYNIIYEKEAAQILAADLYYPGCLSLGRKQVRAEAIASWTRPYDMRIVHSKRWTAAEDQVLLQSDDVVAVAEKLGRSEQSCRMRRWRLRNSRILTPSNH from the coding sequence ATGGCTGACTGCGAGCCTAAACCCCACCGCTTCATGGACCTCACGGTCCCCGAGTACGCCTACATGTTCGGCTTCTTGCAGGCGGACGGGCACCTCTACCAGGGCGTTGGACAGAAGGGACGCCTGAGCGTCGAACTCAACTCTCGCGACATCGACCTGCTGTACCGGTTCAAGTACCTGACGCCCTACAACAGCAGCGTCACCGAGCGCACCCGGACCACGAACTTCGCTAAACACCACACCACGGCGGTGTGGACCCTGTGCTCCCTTGAGGCCCGTACGAAACTCAACAATCTCGGCCTGCCATACGGCCGCAAGTCTCGGCAGATCGCTCCACCATCCGTCGGTTTCTCCGGTCGGGACTATTTGCGAGGACTCATCGACGCCGACGGCTCGATCGGCCGCGTGGACCAGGGCATTCCCTTCATCTCTCTGACCACGTCGAGCACGGCGATCGCTGCCCACCTACGCGCCTACGCAAAGGAGATCACCGGCGTGGAGCGGATGCCCAATCGCAACGCACGCGACGGCGTCTACAACATCATCTACGAGAAAGAAGCCGCTCAGATCCTGGCCGCTGATTTGTACTACCCGGGCTGCCTGTCTCTCGGACGTAAGCAGGTAAGGGCGGAAGCAATCGCCTCCTGGACCCGCCCGTACGACATGCGGATCGTGCACTCAAAGCGCTGGACGGCAGCCGAAGACCAGGTGCTACTTCAGTCGGACGACGTCGTGGCAGTGGCCGAGAAACTCGGCCGCAGCGAGCAGAGTTGCAGGATGCGCCGATGGCGACTCCGCAACAGCCGGATTCTGACGCCAAGCAATCACTGA
- a CDS encoding RtcB family protein, whose amino-acid sequence MSYVEMPGAKVPIRMWTDPATVEDVALQQLRNVATLPWIKGLAVMPDVHYGKGATVGSVIAMQGAVCPAAVGVDIGCGMSAVKTSLTANDLPGDLSRLRSKIEQAIPVGRGMHDDPVDPGRLHGFGTAGWDGFWGRFDGVADAVKFRGERAAKQMGTLGGGNHYIELLFDSEGSVWLTLHSGSRNIGKELAEYHIGVAQRLPHNQGLVDRDLAVFVSDTPQMAAYRNDLYWAQEYARYNRTIMMALLKDVVRKEFKKAKPTFEPEISCHHNYVMEERYEGMDLLVTRKGAIRAGSGEYGIIPGSMGTSSYIVKGLGNEKAFNSASHGAGRRMSRNAAKRRFTTRDLEEQTRGVECRKDSGVVDEIPGAYKNIDQVMDQQRDLVEVVAKLKQFVCVKG is encoded by the coding sequence ATGTCGTACGTGGAGATGCCGGGCGCCAAGGTCCCGATCCGTATGTGGACCGACCCGGCGACGGTCGAGGACGTGGCCCTGCAGCAGCTGCGCAACGTCGCGACCCTGCCGTGGATCAAGGGCCTGGCCGTCATGCCGGACGTCCACTACGGCAAGGGGGCGACGGTCGGGTCCGTCATCGCGATGCAGGGCGCGGTGTGCCCGGCGGCGGTGGGGGTGGACATCGGCTGCGGAATGTCGGCGGTGAAGACGTCCCTGACGGCGAACGACCTGCCGGGGGATCTGTCGCGGCTGCGGTCGAAGATCGAGCAGGCCATTCCGGTGGGGCGGGGGATGCATGACGATCCGGTGGATCCGGGGCGGCTGCATGGTTTCGGTACCGCCGGGTGGGACGGCTTCTGGGGGCGGTTCGACGGGGTTGCGGATGCGGTGAAGTTCCGGGGGGAGCGGGCCGCCAAGCAGATGGGGACGCTTGGCGGGGGAAATCACTACATCGAACTGTTGTTTGATTCCGAGGGTTCGGTATGGCTCACGCTGCACTCCGGTTCCCGGAACATCGGCAAGGAACTGGCGGAGTATCACATTGGGGTTGCCCAGAGGCTGCCGCACAACCAGGGCCTGGTCGACCGCGATCTCGCTGTCTTCGTCTCGGACACTCCTCAGATGGCGGCGTACCGAAATGACCTGTACTGGGCCCAGGAGTACGCCAGGTACAACCGAACGATCATGATGGCGCTCCTGAAGGACGTGGTCCGCAAGGAGTTCAAGAAGGCGAAGCCGACCTTCGAGCCGGAGATCTCCTGCCACCATAACTATGTGATGGAGGAGCGCTACGAGGGCATGGATCTTCTGGTCACTCGTAAGGGAGCCATTCGAGCAGGTTCGGGTGAGTACGGGATCATTCCTGGCTCCATGGGCACCAGCTCGTACATCGTGAAAGGGCTCGGAAACGAGAAGGCCTTCAACTCGGCTTCCCACGGGGCGGGTCGGCGTATGAGCCGGAACGCTGCCAAGAGGCGGTTCACGACGCGTGACCTGGAGGAGCAGACGCGGGGCGTGGAGTGCCGTAAGGACTCGGGCGTCGTGGACGAGATCCCGGGCGCCTACAAGAACATCGACCAGGTGATGGATCAGCAGCGCGACCTTGTCGAGGTCGTGGCGAAGCTGAAGCAGTTCGTCTGTGTGAAGGGCTGA